In Procambarus clarkii isolate CNS0578487 chromosome 5, FALCON_Pclarkii_2.0, whole genome shotgun sequence, the following are encoded in one genomic region:
- the LOC123766833 gene encoding collagen alpha-1(I) chain-like, giving the protein MPGAAGDTGVNMPGAAGDTGVNMPGAAGDTGVNMPGAAGGTGVNIPGAAGDTGVNMPGAAGGTGVNMPGAAGGTGVDIPGAAGDTGVNMPGAAGDTGVDMPGAAGGTGVNMPGAAGDTGVDMPGAAGGTGVNMPGAAGDTGVNTPGAAGDTGVNTPGAARDTGVNMPGAARDTGVNMPGAARDTGVNMPGAAGDTGVNTPGAARDTGVNMPGAAGGTGVNMPGAAGDIGVNTPGAARDTGVNMPGAAGDTGVNMPGAAGNTGVNTPGAARDTGVNMPGAAGDTGVNTPGAARDTGVNMPGAAGGTGVNMPGAAGDIGVNTPGAARDTGVNMPGAAGDTGVNMPGAAGNTGVNTPGAARDTGVNMPGAAGDTGVNTPGAARDTGVNMPGAAGDTGVNMPGVAGDTGVNMPGAAGDTGVNMPGAARDTGVNMPGAARDTGVNMPGAAGDTGVNTPGAARDTGVNMPGAAGDTGVNMPGAARDTGVNMPGAARDTGVNMPGAAGDTGVNMPGAAGDTGVNMPGAARDTGVNMPGAARDTGVYTPGAAGDTGVDIPEFRDVFNFS; this is encoded by the exons ATGCCAGGTGCTGCGGGGGACACTGGTGTCAACATGCCAGGTGCTGCGGGGGACACTGGTGTCAACATGCCAGGTGCTGCGGGGGACACTGGTGTCAACATGCCAGGTGCTGCAGGGGGCACTGGTGTCAACATACCAGGTGCTGCGGGGGACACTGGTGTCAACATGCCAGGTGCTGCAGGGGGCACTGGTGTCAACATGCCAGGTGCTGCAGGGGGCACTGGTGTCGACATACCAGGTGCTGCAGGGGACACTGGTGTCAACATGCCAGGTGCTGCGGGGGACACTGGTGTCGACATGCCAGGTGCTGCGGGGGGCACTGGTGTCAACATGCCAGGTGCTGCGGGGGACACTGGTGTCGACATGCCAGGTGCTGCGGGGGGCACTGGTGTCAACATGCCAGGTGCTGCGGGGGACACTGGTGTCAACACACCAGGTGCTGCGGGGGACACTGGTGTCAACACACCAGGTGCTGCGAGGGACACTGGTGTCAACATGCCAGGTGCTGCGAGGGACACTGGTGTCAACATGCCAGGTGCTGCGAGGGACACTGGTGTCAACATGCCAGGTGCTGCGGGGGACACTGGTGTCAACACACCAGGTGCTGCGAGGGACACTGGTGTCAACATGCCAGGTGCTGCGGGGGGCACTGGTGTCAACATGCCAGGTGCTGCGGGGGACATTGGTGTCAACACACCAGGTGCTGCGAGGGACACTGGTGTCAACATGCCAGGTGCTGCGGGGGACACTGGTGTCAACATGCCAGGTGCTGCGGGGAACACTGGTGTCAACACACCAGGTGCTGCGAGGGACACTGGTGTCAACATGCCAGGTGCTGCGGGGGACACTGGTGTCAACACACCAGGTGCTGCGAGGGACACTGGTGTCAACATGCCAGGTGCTGCGGGGGGCACTGGTGTCAACATGCCAGGTGCTGCGGGGGACATTGGTGTCAACACACCAGGTGCTGCGAGGGACACTGGTGTCAACATGCCAGGTGCTGCGGGGGACACTGGTGTCAACATGCCAGGTGCTGCGGGGAACACTGGTGTCAACACACCAGGTGCTGCGAGGGACACTGGTGTCAACATGCCAGGTGCTGCGGGGGACACTGGTGTCAACACACCAGGTGCTGCGAGGGACACTGGTGTCAACATGCCAGGTGCTGCGGGGGACACTGGTGTCAACATGCCAGGTGTTGCGGGGGACACTGGTGTCAACATGCCAGGTGCTGCGGGGGACACTGGTGTCAACATGCCAGGTGCTGCGAGGGACACTGGTGTCAACATGCCAGGTGCTGCGAGGGACACTGGTGTCAACATGCCAGGTGCTGCGGGGGACACTGGTGTCAACACACCAGGTGCTGCGAGGGACACTGGTGTCAACATGCCAGGTGCTGCGGGGGACACTGGTGTCAACATGCCAGGTGCTGCGAGGGACACTGGTGTCAACATGCCAGGTGCTGCGAGGGACACTGGTGTCAACATGCCAGGTGCTGCGGGGGACACTGGTGTCAACATGCCAGGTGCTGCGGGGGACACTGGTGTCAACATGCCAGGTGCTGCGAGGGACACTGGTGTCAACATGCCAGGTGCTGCGAGGGACACTGGTGTCTACACACCAGGTGCTGCGGGGGACACTGGTGTCGACATaccag AATTCAGAGATGTTTTCAATTTTAGTTAA